CCGTGGCCACGGCGCTGGGGCCACCGGCTCCGGCCGCGGTGATCAGCGAGGGGACGGTGGTGGACAGGCCGAGTCCGAAGACCGCCCATCCGGCGAGCGCCCACGGCACACTGGCGGCCAGGACGCCGGTGGCAAGCCCAGCCGCGGCGAGCACCGCGCCGGCCCGGACCACGACTGTGGCGCCGAAGACGGTGTGGAGACGGTCCCCGGTCAGGCGTCCGAGGGCCATGGCGGCGCTGTAGACGGCGAATGCGATGGCGCTTACGGCCGTTGTGGCATGCAGGCTGTGCAGGTGGACGGCCGCCCAGTCGGCGGCTGCCCCCTCACCCAACAGCGATCCGGCGGCCAGCGCCCCCAGCAGCCACAACTTCGCGGGCGACAGCGGCGGTCGGCGGTCGTCGGCCCCTCGGCAGGTGGGCGTCGTCGGTTGATCGGCACCACTCAGGGTCTGGGTCGCCGGTGCGGCGCCGAGCGCAACCACCGCCACAGCCAGGCCGGTTACGAGAAAGAGGCTGGTGTGCGCGGTGCGGGCGGTCGCGGCGGTCAGGGCGGCGCCACCGAGAGCGCCGAGGGAGTAAGCGGCGTGGAAGCCGGACATGATCGACCGGCCGTACGCGTTCTGGCAGCGCACCGCCGCTGAGTTGGCGGCGACGTCCAATACGCCGTGCGTGGCCCCGAACGCCAGCGCCACCGCAAGCAGCGAGGCAAGGCTGTGGCACTGCCCCAGGAGGGCAAGGCAGCCGGCGAGGCCGACGGCTCCGCCGGTGAGCAGGGTGGGAAGCCGCTCGGGGAGGGCTAGACGGCCTCCGAATTTCAGTCCGGCGACCATGCCGAGCGCAGCGGCCAGCAGCACCAGAGCCAGCTGTGCGGTGGTCAG
This genomic stretch from Streptomyces nigrescens harbors:
- a CDS encoding MFS transporter; translated protein: MSPTAASARRSRGLLTGYFLGMGVVMAIWGARMPAVQQAAHLTTAQLALVLLAAALGMVAGLKFGGRLALPERLPTLLTGGAVGLAGCLALLGQCHSLASLLAVALAFGATHGVLDVAANSAAVRCQNAYGRSIMSGFHAAYSLGALGGAALTAATARTAHTSLFLVTGLAVAVVALGAAPATQTLSGADQPTTPTCRGADDRRPPLSPAKLWLLGALAAGSLLGEGAAADWAAVHLHSLHATTAVSAIAFAVYSAAMALGRLTGDRLHTVFGATVVVRAGAVLAAAGLATGVLAASVPWALAGWAVFGLGLSTTVPSLITAAGAGGPSAVATVAVIGYVGLLAGPALIGALASVTALPAALLLPALLAAAVAGLSHRALENTAPCPAPPRTPAPTP